One stretch of Meiothermus cerbereus DSM 11376 DNA includes these proteins:
- the mqnE gene encoding aminofutalosine synthase MqnE, with protein MNAVASFVGAWQHAPVRDSRLLPIVEKVEAGERLTFEDGMVLYHTPDYNTLMRLANRVRERKHGDKTYFVHSLRLEFTNICYVGCTFCAFAAKKGEARAWDYSVEEVVAKVREKWEPGLTELHMSSGHHPTRPWSYYPEMVRALNENFPGIQVKAFTAAEIEHLSKISKKPTLEVLRELKEAGLVALPGGGAEIFAERVRKQIAKNKVKADKWLQIHREAHSLGIRTNATMLYGHIETLEERLEHMDRLRRLQDETGGFYSFIPLAFQPDANALAFNLGKTEFTTGLDDLRNLAIARLYLDNFDHIKGYWVMISSDLVQVSLDWGVSDIDGTIIEEHIAHAAGATSPLGLSRQKMVQLIQAAGRVPVERDALYNELRIYDPAPRA; from the coding sequence ATGAACGCGGTTGCTTCCTTCGTTGGGGCCTGGCAACATGCCCCTGTGCGCGATTCCAGGCTTCTTCCCATAGTCGAAAAAGTGGAGGCAGGGGAGCGCTTGACCTTCGAAGACGGGATGGTGCTCTACCATACCCCCGACTACAACACCCTAATGCGGCTGGCCAACCGGGTGCGCGAGCGCAAGCATGGCGACAAAACCTACTTTGTACACTCGCTGCGGCTCGAGTTCACCAACATCTGTTATGTGGGCTGCACCTTTTGCGCCTTTGCCGCTAAAAAAGGTGAGGCGCGGGCCTGGGACTACAGCGTGGAGGAGGTGGTGGCTAAGGTGCGCGAGAAGTGGGAGCCCGGCCTGACCGAGCTACATATGTCCAGCGGCCATCATCCCACCCGCCCCTGGAGCTACTACCCCGAGATGGTGCGGGCCTTAAACGAGAACTTCCCCGGCATCCAGGTCAAGGCCTTTACCGCTGCAGAAATTGAGCACCTCTCGAAAATCAGTAAAAAGCCTACCCTCGAGGTGCTGCGCGAGCTCAAGGAAGCCGGCCTGGTGGCCCTGCCGGGCGGCGGGGCGGAAATCTTCGCCGAGCGGGTACGCAAGCAGATCGCCAAAAATAAGGTCAAGGCCGACAAGTGGCTGCAAATCCACCGCGAGGCCCACAGCCTGGGCATCCGCACCAACGCCACCATGCTCTACGGCCACATCGAAACCCTGGAAGAACGCCTCGAGCACATGGATCGGCTGCGCCGGCTGCAGGACGAGACCGGCGGCTTTTACAGCTTCATCCCCCTGGCCTTCCAGCCCGACGCCAACGCCCTGGCCTTCAACCTGGGCAAGACCGAGTTCACCACCGGCCTTGACGACCTGCGCAACCTGGCCATAGCGCGGCTTTACCTGGACAACTTCGACCACATTAAAGGCTACTGGGTGATGATCTCCTCCGACCTGGTACAGGTCTCGCTCGACTGGGGGGTTTCGGACATCGACGGCACCATCATCGAAGAACACATTGCCCATGCTGCAGGAGCCACCTCTCCCCTGGGGCTCTCCCGTCAAAAAATGGTGCAGCTCATTCAGGCCGCCGGACGAGTGCCGGTGGAGCGGGATGCGCTATACAACGAGCTGCGCATCTACGACCCCGCACCGCGGGCCTAG
- a CDS encoding menaquinone biosynthetic enzyme MqnA/MqnD family protein — MYVLGVPRYANTAPLYHFLDEGDGVAFRYGVPTDLNRWLLEGSVDLSLVSSYFYLQNAGQLRPLPDFSVADLGPVYSVNLFHRAPWSKLKHIALTTESATSVRLLQYLLQADGIEARYTPEQGGLELLERFDAVLLIGDRAITAYFGLLSVIPESVHQVPNQVEGIHISDLSMKWFERTRLPFVFGIWATRKNAPPPPDIVRRLRAARSLGLGNLAAVAGSEAQRLGVPERLMQHYLWNFRYHLEAPDRLGLQAFAEAVGLPYPDDYWDV; from the coding sequence ATGTACGTACTTGGGGTTCCCCGCTACGCCAACACCGCGCCGCTCTATCACTTTTTGGACGAAGGGGACGGGGTGGCTTTTCGCTATGGCGTTCCCACCGACCTCAACCGCTGGCTTCTGGAGGGATCGGTAGACCTGAGCCTGGTCTCCTCGTACTTCTACCTGCAAAACGCAGGCCAACTGCGCCCTCTGCCCGACTTTAGCGTGGCCGACCTGGGGCCGGTGTACTCGGTCAACCTGTTTCACCGCGCACCCTGGAGCAAGCTAAAGCACATTGCCCTGACCACCGAAAGCGCCACCTCGGTACGGCTTTTGCAGTACCTGCTTCAGGCCGATGGCATAGAGGCCCGGTACACCCCCGAGCAAGGTGGCCTGGAGCTGTTAGAGCGCTTTGATGCTGTACTGCTGATTGGCGACCGGGCCATCACCGCCTACTTTGGTCTGCTCTCGGTCATTCCCGAATCGGTGCACCAGGTGCCCAACCAAGTTGAAGGCATCCACATCAGCGACCTCTCGATGAAGTGGTTTGAGCGCACCCGGCTGCCCTTTGTGTTTGGGATCTGGGCTACCCGCAAAAACGCCCCGCCACCCCCCGACATTGTCCGTCGCCTGCGGGCAGCCCGTTCGCTAGGACTGGGCAACCTGGCCGCGGTGGCCGGCAGCGAAGCCCAGCGCCTGGGCGTTCCCGAGCGGCTGATGCAGCACTACCTGTGGAACTTCCGTTACCACCTAGAAGCCCCCGACCGGCTGGGGCTGCAGGCTTTCGCCGAGGCGGTGGGTCTGCCCTACCCCGACGACTACTGGGATGTGTAG
- the sufC gene encoding Fe-S cluster assembly ATPase SufC, with product MANQLEIRNLHAKIVDGETILNGVNLILPKGQVHAIMGPNGAGKSTLGKIIAGDPSYEITKGDILVDGESILEMEADERARKGLFLAFQYPVEVPGVSNANFLRLALQAKKGGEVNMMEFYGKLQKALQTLEWDESILTRYLNDGFSGGEKKRNEIMHMMVLEPTYAILDETDSGLDIDALKVVAKGVNAMRGPNFGALLITHYQRLLNYIVPDAVHVMIDGRIVTSGGPELALKLEEQGYDWVKELAVSN from the coding sequence ATGGCAAACCAACTGGAAATCCGCAACCTGCACGCTAAAATCGTGGACGGCGAAACCATCCTGAACGGGGTCAATCTGATTCTGCCCAAAGGCCAGGTACACGCCATCATGGGGCCCAACGGGGCGGGCAAAAGCACCCTGGGCAAGATTATTGCCGGCGACCCCAGCTACGAGATCACCAAAGGCGACATCCTGGTAGATGGCGAGAGCATCCTCGAGATGGAAGCCGACGAGCGTGCCCGCAAAGGGTTGTTCCTGGCTTTCCAGTACCCGGTTGAAGTGCCGGGGGTTTCCAACGCCAACTTTTTGCGCCTGGCCCTGCAAGCCAAAAAGGGTGGCGAAGTCAACATGATGGAGTTTTACGGCAAGCTGCAAAAGGCCCTACAGACCCTCGAGTGGGACGAGAGCATCCTGACCCGCTACCTCAACGACGGCTTCTCGGGGGGCGAAAAGAAGCGCAACGAGATCATGCACATGATGGTCTTGGAGCCTACCTACGCCATTCTGGACGAAACCGATTCGGGGCTGGACATCGACGCTTTGAAGGTGGTGGCCAAGGGCGTGAACGCCATGCGCGGGCCCAACTTTGGCGCACTGCTGATCACCCACTACCAGCGCTTGCTCAACTACATCGTGCCGGATGCGGTGCACGTGATGATCGATGGCCGCATCGTCACCTCGGGCGGCCCTGAGCTGGCCTTGAAGCTCGAGGAGCAGGGTTACGACTGGGTCAAGGAACTGGCCGTATCGAACTGA
- the sufB gene encoding Fe-S cluster assembly protein SufB gives MSDNILIEDIGNEYKYGFVDEVKPVWKAEKGLSRRVVEAISYHKDEPAWMLEFRLKALEIYQSKPVPTWGADLSGLNMDEIYFYAKPTEKRDARSWDEVPEEIRRTYEKLGIPEAERKVLAGVGAQYDSEMVYHQVKEELQRLGVIFVSIEEGLKHHEDLFREYFATVIPPEDNKYAALNSAVWSGGSFVYVPKGVKVDLPLQAYFRVNTAELGQFERTIIVLDEGAEMHYIEGCTAPTYTTDSFHSGVIEIVVNQGAKSRYTTIQNWSHNMYNLVTQRALVKKDAYHMWLDGNLGSKVTMKYPSSYLVEEGARSDILSIAFANTGQHQDAGGKLIFAASHTGGSIVSKSISKGSGRSSYRGLIKVYEGAKHVKVNVECDALLINEESRTDTYPYMEIEDDTATVGHEATVSRLNDEQIFYLQSRGLPEDEAAALIVRGFIEPVAKELPLEYAVELNRLIELEMEGSVG, from the coding sequence ATGTCCGACAACATCCTGATTGAAGACATTGGGAATGAATACAAGTACGGCTTTGTGGACGAGGTAAAACCCGTCTGGAAGGCCGAGAAGGGGCTGAGCCGCCGCGTGGTGGAGGCCATCAGCTACCACAAAGACGAGCCCGCCTGGATGCTCGAGTTCCGCCTCAAAGCGCTGGAAATCTACCAGTCCAAGCCCGTGCCGACCTGGGGGGCCGATCTCTCGGGCCTCAACATGGACGAGATCTACTTCTACGCCAAACCCACAGAGAAGCGCGACGCCCGTAGCTGGGACGAGGTGCCGGAGGAGATTCGTCGCACCTACGAGAAGCTGGGCATCCCCGAGGCCGAGCGCAAGGTGCTGGCCGGGGTGGGGGCGCAGTACGACTCGGAGATGGTGTACCACCAGGTCAAAGAAGAGCTGCAGCGCCTGGGCGTCATCTTCGTCTCCATCGAGGAAGGGCTCAAGCACCACGAAGACCTCTTCCGCGAGTACTTCGCCACGGTGATTCCGCCGGAGGACAACAAGTATGCCGCCCTCAACAGTGCGGTCTGGTCGGGCGGGAGCTTTGTGTATGTGCCCAAGGGCGTGAAGGTAGACCTGCCTTTGCAGGCCTACTTCCGGGTCAATACCGCCGAGCTGGGCCAGTTTGAGCGCACCATCATCGTGTTGGACGAAGGCGCCGAAATGCACTACATCGAGGGCTGCACCGCCCCCACCTACACCACCGACTCCTTCCACTCCGGGGTCATCGAGATCGTGGTCAACCAGGGGGCCAAGAGCCGTTACACCACCATCCAGAACTGGTCGCACAACATGTACAACCTGGTCACCCAGCGGGCTTTGGTGAAGAAAGACGCCTACCACATGTGGCTCGACGGCAACCTGGGCTCCAAGGTGACCATGAAGTACCCCAGCAGCTACCTGGTGGAGGAAGGGGCCCGCTCGGACATCCTCTCCATCGCTTTTGCCAATACAGGTCAGCACCAGGACGCGGGCGGCAAGCTGATCTTTGCGGCCTCCCACACCGGCGGCTCCATCGTGTCCAAGAGCATCTCCAAAGGCTCGGGCCGCAGCAGCTACCGGGGCCTGATTAAGGTCTACGAAGGGGCCAAACACGTCAAGGTTAATGTGGAGTGCGACGCCCTCCTGATCAACGAGGAGTCCCGCACCGACACCTACCCCTACATGGAGATCGAAGACGACACCGCCACCGTGGGCCACGAGGCCACCGTGAGCCGCCTCAACGACGAGCAGATCTTCTACCTGCAGAGCCGGGGCCTGCCCGAGGACGAGGCCGCGGCCCTGATTGTGCGTGGGTTCATCGAGCCAGTGGCCAAGGAATTGCCCCTGGAATACGCGGTGGAGCTGAACCGCTTGATTGAGCTCGAGATGGAAGGGTCGGTGGGCTAG
- the sufD gene encoding Fe-S cluster assembly protein SufD has translation MELTSTLSRNLVLEVSQKLGEPQWLQAKRLEAWETFAKLPYPTTRTEEWKYTDITEVPFEELPLELPKGSASEIPQAVKERLAQAQLSGYAVFVGADLVHVELPEELKAQGVIFTSLHQAIAHHPRLVEENLFKAVNWHDLVGTQQNRPENSKIPALNAALFTHGVFLYIPKNVELSKPIGVFKYLEGGHLSGSRTLIVGDVNSQAVYIEEYISPAKVAPSVNTSSTEIIVGNGAKVRHAHIQLLGQGFYHFHRQRAHLERDAALNDLVVNMGASISRAEVQSEMLGPGSSSEMLGLYFTTGHEHVDHYTLQHHVADHAYSDVLYKGAAKDQSRTVYAGLIKVEPGAQKTDAYQTNRNLLLSEDARSDSVPQLEIGANDVKCSHGSSTAPVAPEELFYLMSRGLPRHMAQQILVKGHMTDVLTRIPIEPLRQYIESIIEEKVRV, from the coding sequence ATGGAATTGACCTCTACCCTTTCGCGCAACCTCGTGCTTGAGGTCTCCCAAAAACTCGGTGAGCCCCAGTGGCTTCAGGCCAAGCGCCTGGAAGCCTGGGAAACCTTTGCCAAGCTGCCCTACCCCACCACCCGCACCGAGGAGTGGAAGTACACCGACATCACCGAGGTGCCCTTCGAGGAACTGCCGCTCGAGCTTCCCAAGGGGAGCGCAAGCGAGATTCCCCAGGCGGTCAAAGAGCGTCTGGCCCAGGCCCAGCTCTCCGGCTACGCGGTCTTCGTGGGGGCCGACCTGGTGCACGTCGAACTGCCCGAAGAGCTGAAGGCCCAGGGGGTGATCTTCACCAGCCTGCACCAGGCCATCGCCCACCACCCCAGGCTGGTGGAAGAAAACCTCTTCAAGGCTGTGAACTGGCACGACCTGGTAGGCACCCAGCAAAACCGCCCCGAGAACTCCAAAATTCCTGCCCTCAACGCAGCCCTTTTCACCCACGGGGTGTTTTTGTACATCCCCAAAAATGTGGAGCTGAGCAAGCCCATAGGGGTCTTTAAGTACCTGGAGGGCGGCCATCTCTCCGGCTCGCGCACCCTGATTGTGGGGGACGTGAACAGCCAGGCGGTCTACATCGAGGAGTACATCTCGCCCGCCAAAGTAGCCCCTTCGGTGAACACATCTTCCACCGAAATCATCGTGGGCAATGGGGCCAAGGTACGCCATGCCCACATCCAACTTTTGGGTCAGGGCTTCTACCACTTCCACCGCCAGCGGGCCCACCTCGAGCGCGATGCGGCCCTCAACGACCTGGTGGTGAACATGGGGGCCTCCATCAGCCGGGCCGAGGTGCAGTCGGAGATGCTGGGGCCGGGTTCGTCCTCCGAGATGCTGGGCCTGTACTTCACCACCGGCCACGAGCACGTAGACCATTACACGCTGCAGCACCACGTGGCCGACCACGCCTATTCCGACGTGCTCTATAAGGGCGCGGCCAAAGACCAGAGCCGCACGGTATACGCGGGCTTGATCAAGGTGGAGCCGGGGGCCCAGAAAACCGACGCCTACCAGACCAACCGCAACCTGCTCCTATCGGAGGATGCCCGCAGCGACAGCGTGCCCCAGCTCGAGATTGGGGCCAACGACGTCAAGTGCTCCCACGGCTCCTCTACCGCGCCGGTGGCCCCAGAGGAACTCTTCTACCTGATGAGCCGGGGCCTCCCGCGCCACATGGCCCAGCAGATTCTGGTCAAGGGGCACATGACCGATGTGCTGACCCGAATCCCCATCGAGCCGCTGCGGCAATACATCGAGAGCATCATCGAGGAGAAGGTGCGCGTCTAG
- a CDS encoding Rieske (2Fe-2S) protein, whose product MWIPVAKLEQFQNGRLVVKVEGEKTPVLLLYTGQEIFAISDICTHDKNPLSDGPVEGDTIQCTRHGAKFNLRTGKATLPAPRPVKAYKVKLEDGQVWLEV is encoded by the coding sequence ATGTGGATTCCTGTTGCCAAGCTCGAGCAGTTCCAGAATGGCCGTCTGGTGGTCAAGGTCGAGGGCGAGAAAACCCCGGTGCTGTTGCTTTACACCGGCCAGGAGATTTTTGCCATCTCGGACATCTGCACCCACGACAAGAACCCGCTCTCCGATGGCCCGGTAGAAGGCGATACCATCCAATGCACCCGCCACGGCGCCAAATTCAACCTGCGTACCGGCAAGGCCACCCTGCCCGCGCCGCGTCCGGTGAAGGCCTACAAGGTTAAGCTCGAGGACGGGCAGGTCTGGCTGGAGGTATAA
- a CDS encoding LacI family DNA-binding transcriptional regulator: MAKRKPTIHEVAYLAKVGIGTVSRVLNNHPSVRPATRERVLAAMASLGYSPNPHARRVAGGRSYTISLILPVISTEFYNRLLEGIEQVLSEERYEIALFPIFSPQRLQRYLESRSLAYQTDGLLVASQGLAHLLPDQRFPTERPVVLVDAYSPRYDSAYVDNYLGGQMAAQHLAQFPGELFAIQMQEELDEVMRHTVGQERVAGFRDGLKRAGRKLPDSHVFVSRFSAEGGRLALQHFMRQSKPPYNIFAGADLLALGVLEEAERQGLELGEQVRLLGFDGHPWTEARGLSTLSQPIEDMGGEAARLLLDRIRGYKGSPRARRFEPALIVRRSTQPQRNYAD; the protein is encoded by the coding sequence GTGGCCAAACGTAAACCTACCATCCACGAAGTCGCCTACCTTGCCAAGGTGGGGATCGGTACGGTCAGCCGAGTACTCAACAACCACCCTTCGGTGCGTCCTGCGACGCGAGAACGCGTGCTGGCGGCCATGGCCAGTCTTGGCTATAGCCCCAACCCCCACGCGCGGCGGGTTGCTGGGGGGCGTAGCTACACCATTTCGCTCATCCTTCCGGTAATCTCCACTGAGTTTTATAACCGACTGCTCGAGGGCATTGAGCAGGTTTTGAGTGAAGAGCGCTACGAGATTGCCCTTTTCCCCATCTTCTCACCCCAACGCTTGCAGCGTTACCTGGAGAGCCGCTCGCTGGCGTACCAGACCGATGGGTTGCTGGTAGCCTCGCAGGGCCTGGCCCACCTGCTGCCCGACCAGAGATTCCCTACCGAGCGTCCTGTGGTGCTGGTAGATGCCTACAGCCCTCGTTACGACTCGGCCTACGTCGACAACTACCTGGGGGGGCAGATGGCGGCCCAGCACCTGGCGCAATTTCCTGGTGAGCTATTTGCCATTCAGATGCAGGAAGAGCTCGATGAGGTCATGCGCCATACCGTAGGGCAGGAGCGTGTCGCTGGGTTCCGAGATGGGCTAAAGCGGGCTGGCCGGAAGCTGCCCGATTCACACGTATTTGTGTCGCGCTTTTCTGCCGAGGGTGGGCGGCTGGCCTTGCAGCACTTTATGCGGCAGTCCAAACCGCCCTACAACATTTTCGCCGGGGCCGACCTGCTGGCTTTGGGGGTTCTTGAAGAGGCCGAGCGACAGGGCCTCGAGCTGGGTGAACAGGTGCGCCTGCTGGGCTTCGACGGTCATCCCTGGACCGAGGCCAGGGGGCTCTCCACCCTTTCGCAGCCCATCGAGGACATGGGGGGCGAGGCCGCCCGCCTGTTGCTCGATCGCATCCGGGGCTATAAGGGCAGCCCCAGGGCCCGGCGCTTTGAACCCGCCCTGATTGTGCGCCGCTCAACACAGCCCCAGCGGAACTATGCCGACTAG
- a CDS encoding glycerol-3-phosphate acyltransferase encodes MDLLWVVLAYLVGSLSFGRIVGAIRGIDLAERDTPGASGTWRQLGPAWGVLVAVADIAKGSLVAYLSGFLQTPWALPPMGAAVVAGHNWPLYFGFRGGGGIAPTLGFFVFLYPIITLVAVALGLAVAGLYWQLYWKSHRQSWYPLPVGALVGYAYALIAFWPTGIGFWAFLLVSATVALRGLRMARSGR; translated from the coding sequence ATGGATTTGCTTTGGGTGGTGCTGGCCTATCTGGTGGGTTCGCTTAGCTTTGGGCGCATTGTGGGCGCCATCAGAGGTATCGACCTGGCCGAACGCGACACCCCCGGCGCCAGCGGCACCTGGCGGCAGCTGGGGCCTGCTTGGGGGGTGCTGGTGGCCGTGGCAGACATTGCCAAGGGAAGTCTGGTGGCCTATTTGAGCGGGTTTCTGCAAACCCCCTGGGCTTTGCCGCCGATGGGCGCAGCGGTGGTGGCGGGGCATAACTGGCCTCTGTACTTCGGCTTTCGTGGGGGGGGCGGCATCGCACCCACCCTAGGTTTTTTCGTCTTTTTATATCCCATCATCACCTTAGTGGCAGTGGCGCTTGGTCTGGCTGTAGCGGGCCTGTACTGGCAACTGTACTGGAAAAGCCATCGGCAAAGCTGGTATCCCCTTCCCGTAGGCGCCCTGGTGGGGTATGCCTATGCGTTAATTGCTTTTTGGCCCACTGGAATCGGGTTCTGGGCTTTTCTGCTGGTAAGCGCAACTGTGGCCTTGCGGGGCCTGCGAATGGCCAGAAGTGGCCGCTGA
- the abc-f gene encoding ribosomal protection-like ABC-F family protein, with product MRIVFAENLEYTLGARDLLAGVNLELRHGDRLALVGANGSGKTTLMCLLAGNLEPSAGRIHRTEGVHLELLPQDPQYSPSDTVESVLKRGFARVQAMEAELAQLEGRLADLEVYHHWEVLHERYQAIGGYQQRARYNAVLKGLRFEGREQEKASVLSGGEARRLALGALLLSGADALLLDEPTNHLDLEMTDWLVDFLQSFGGATVTVSHDRRFLDRVTQRVAWLRGGQIRLYEGNYSAFRHERALEEEQEAREYAHWLKEKERREAILEQAQRWAHSSAKHARRLHSLEARLAQFMQEAMAAPDANDPTLQIRFPLEQPATAERVLEGWELQKTLGGRPLFYIPHLLVRKGERIALIGPNGAGKTTLLRVLLGLLPSDHPAGRVKTGPGVRVGYYDQKLSGFDPQLTLFETLYRMLGEKAHAALGAWRFPYDAQFKQVEHLSGGERARLALLSLSLQQASLLVLDEPTNHLDLETVEALEQALLSYTGTLILVSHDLAFLDKLASRTWHVYAGHFVDYPGPPSEYLERRKAEVVPKSPERPAAQNIGQPASKTAGRVKGRWHLEREKERLEAEIAELEAQLQAVLSKANEPSLHHLEYARIAEEQGRLEALLEQAFARWAEVTEQLEAG from the coding sequence GTGCGGATTGTATTTGCCGAAAACCTCGAGTACACCCTGGGGGCCCGCGACCTGCTGGCGGGGGTGAACCTGGAATTGCGCCACGGCGACCGGCTGGCCCTGGTGGGGGCCAACGGCTCGGGTAAAACCACCCTGATGTGCCTGTTGGCAGGGAACCTCGAGCCCAGCGCAGGTCGCATCCACCGTACCGAGGGGGTGCACCTAGAGCTTTTGCCCCAGGACCCTCAGTACAGCCCCTCCGACACCGTGGAGTCGGTGCTAAAGCGGGGGTTTGCCCGGGTGCAGGCTATGGAAGCCGAACTGGCCCAGCTCGAGGGCCGCCTGGCCGACCTCGAGGTCTACCACCACTGGGAAGTGCTGCACGAGCGCTATCAGGCCATTGGCGGCTACCAGCAGCGGGCCCGCTACAATGCAGTGCTCAAGGGTTTGCGCTTCGAGGGGCGCGAGCAGGAGAAGGCCAGCGTCCTCTCGGGCGGCGAGGCCCGGCGGCTGGCCCTGGGGGCGCTGCTCTTATCGGGGGCGGATGCGCTGTTGCTGGATGAGCCCACCAACCACCTCGACCTCGAGATGACCGACTGGCTGGTGGATTTCTTGCAGTCGTTTGGGGGGGCCACCGTCACGGTTTCGCACGACCGGCGCTTCCTCGACCGGGTGACCCAGCGGGTGGCCTGGTTGCGTGGTGGGCAAATCAGGCTGTACGAAGGCAACTACTCGGCCTTTCGCCACGAGCGCGCCCTAGAGGAAGAACAGGAAGCCCGCGAATACGCCCACTGGCTCAAGGAGAAGGAACGGCGCGAGGCCATTCTGGAGCAGGCCCAGCGCTGGGCCCACAGCAGCGCCAAACACGCCCGCCGCCTGCACAGTCTGGAAGCCCGTCTGGCGCAGTTCATGCAGGAGGCCATGGCCGCGCCCGATGCGAACGACCCCACCCTGCAGATTCGCTTCCCCCTCGAGCAGCCAGCAACGGCTGAGCGGGTTTTGGAGGGCTGGGAGCTGCAAAAAACCCTCGGGGGACGCCCACTTTTTTACATTCCCCACCTGCTGGTGCGAAAAGGCGAGCGCATCGCCCTGATTGGCCCCAACGGGGCCGGCAAGACCACCCTGCTCAGGGTGCTTTTGGGCCTGCTTCCTTCCGACCACCCGGCGGGGCGGGTTAAAACCGGGCCAGGGGTACGGGTGGGCTACTACGACCAGAAGCTCTCCGGCTTCGACCCCCAGCTTACCCTGTTCGAAACCCTCTACCGGATGCTGGGCGAAAAAGCCCATGCCGCTTTGGGGGCCTGGAGGTTTCCCTACGATGCCCAGTTCAAGCAAGTCGAGCACCTTTCGGGCGGCGAGCGGGCCCGGCTGGCTTTGCTCTCGCTCTCCTTGCAGCAGGCCAGCCTGCTGGTCCTGGACGAACCCACCAACCACCTCGACCTGGAAACCGTGGAGGCCCTCGAGCAGGCCCTTCTGAGCTACACCGGCACGTTGATTCTGGTATCGCACGACCTGGCCTTTCTGGATAAGCTCGCCAGCCGAACCTGGCACGTTTACGCCGGTCATTTTGTGGATTACCCCGGCCCCCCCAGCGAGTACCTCGAGCGCCGCAAAGCCGAGGTGGTGCCCAAAAGCCCCGAGCGCCCCGCCGCCCAAAACATTGGCCAGCCCGCAAGCAAAACCGCAGGCAGGGTCAAGGGCCGCTGGCACCTCGAGCGCGAGAAGGAGCGGCTGGAAGCCGAGATAGCCGAACTCGAGGCCCAGCTTCAGGCGGTGTTGAGCAAAGCCAACGAACCCAGCTTGCACCACCTCGAGTACGCCCGCATCGCCGAGGAACAAGGGCGGCTCGAGGCCCTCCTCGAGCAGGCTTTTGCCCGCTGGGCCGAGGTGACGGAGCAGCTCGAGGCCGGATAG
- a CDS encoding PLP-dependent aminotransferase family protein: protein MALYRHIAEEFRTRIAKGELPPGTRLPTVRALAREVGTTRLTIHNAYRELQSDGLIESVVGRGTFVSSQARPTAALSFGERLEPDLVLSDLHRLQHARVLHNLALATADPALFPYQAFWACLEGLKPLAQEVFGYGSLMGEPELRVALSELLEQRGVGADPQEVLVTVGGLQGLALVCRALAEPGEEVLLEEPTYLGLLGILKQFRLKPLPVPLDPQGPRLEVLEALLKRHRPRFYYTIPSYHNPTGLRFQEARLQGLLELARTYGFTLVEDDTLGLLSYEKTPPTPLLALAQRMGLEARVVHLASLSKVLMPGLRIGYLVAPPELLERFISLHNVSDITGPPPLLQRATAQFVRQGGLKQHLKHVLPTYQKRRDVLLQALERHMPAEVSWSHPEGGFSCWVSLPRLFSNLELHHQALAQGVAITPGEAFLVQADQTMHFRLCFGAQTAEGLEEGVKELAKLIGARVLHEQA from the coding sequence ATGGCTTTATACCGCCATATCGCCGAGGAGTTCCGCACCCGCATTGCCAAGGGCGAGCTCCCCCCCGGTACTAGGCTGCCCACGGTACGGGCCCTGGCCCGCGAGGTGGGCACCACCCGTCTCACCATCCACAACGCCTACCGGGAACTGCAAAGCGATGGGCTCATCGAGTCGGTGGTGGGGCGGGGTACCTTTGTGAGTTCACAAGCCCGGCCCACCGCCGCACTCAGCTTTGGCGAGCGGTTGGAGCCCGACTTGGTGCTCTCCGACCTGCACCGCCTGCAGCACGCCCGGGTGCTGCACAACCTGGCCCTGGCCACCGCCGACCCGGCATTGTTTCCTTACCAGGCCTTCTGGGCCTGTCTGGAGGGCCTGAAGCCCTTAGCCCAGGAGGTTTTTGGCTACGGCTCGCTGATGGGCGAGCCCGAGCTTCGGGTGGCCCTGAGCGAACTGCTGGAGCAGCGGGGCGTCGGGGCCGACCCCCAGGAGGTGCTGGTTACGGTAGGGGGGTTGCAGGGGCTGGCCCTGGTCTGCCGGGCCCTGGCCGAACCGGGCGAGGAGGTCTTGCTGGAAGAACCCACCTACCTGGGCCTGCTGGGCATTCTCAAACAGTTTCGCCTCAAGCCCCTGCCCGTGCCGCTCGACCCCCAGGGCCCCCGGCTGGAGGTGCTCGAGGCACTTTTGAAGCGCCACCGTCCGCGCTTTTACTACACCATTCCCAGCTACCACAACCCCACCGGGCTGCGCTTCCAGGAAGCCCGGCTTCAGGGGCTGCTCGAGCTGGCCCGAACCTACGGCTTTACCCTGGTGGAAGACGACACCCTGGGCCTTCTGTCCTACGAAAAGACCCCCCCTACCCCCCTGCTGGCCCTGGCCCAGCGCATGGGTCTGGAGGCCCGGGTGGTGCATCTGGCCAGCCTCTCCAAAGTGCTGATGCCGGGCCTGCGCATCGGCTACCTGGTCGCCCCACCGGAGTTGCTCGAGCGCTTCATCTCCTTGCACAACGTCTCCGACATCACCGGCCCTCCGCCCCTCTTGCAACGGGCCACGGCCCAGTTTGTCCGTCAGGGAGGGCTGAAGCAGCACCTAAAGCATGTTTTGCCCACCTACCAGAAACGCCGGGACGTACTGCTACAGGCCCTGGAACGCCATATGCCCGCGGAGGTGTCCTGGAGCCATCCGGAGGGAGGATTTTCCTGCTGGGTGAGCCTGCCTCGGCTTTTTTCCAACCTCGAGCTGCACCACCAGGCCCTGGCCCAGGGGGTGGCCATCACCCCCGGCGAGGCTTTTTTAGTACAGGCCGACCAGACCATGCACTTTCGCCTGTGCTTTGGAGCTCAGACCGCCGAGGGCCTGGAGGAGGGGGTGAAAGAACTGGCCAAACTCATCGGTGCACGGGTTTTACACGAGCAGGCTTGA